One genomic window of Vibrio rhizosphaerae includes the following:
- a CDS encoding ABC transporter substrate-binding protein, with product MKLKHIATLALMATGFITGSAQAADAICYNCPPEWANWGGQLKQIKDKLGINIPIDNKNSGQSLSQLVAEKDNPVADVVYYGVSFGIIAAQKGVVEPYKPHNWDKIPAGLKDPQGNWFAIHSGTLGFFVNKAALDGAPVPQSWQDLLKPEYRGMVGYLDPTSAFVGYASAVAINQAMGGTMDDFTPAIHYFQALRKNHPIVPKQTSYARVISGEIPILLDYDFNAYRAKYNDKAPVEFVIPKEGTIVVPYVMSKVKNSPHPENGRKVLDFVLSDAGQRLWADAYLRPVIPSAMSAKTRAKFLPDADYKRAKAVDFAKMSQAQNAFAQRYLNEVK from the coding sequence ATGAAATTAAAACATATTGCAACTTTGGCACTGATGGCAACCGGCTTCATCACCGGTAGTGCGCAGGCAGCGGATGCCATCTGTTATAACTGTCCCCCGGAATGGGCCAATTGGGGCGGTCAGTTAAAACAGATTAAAGATAAACTGGGCATTAATATTCCCATCGACAACAAAAACTCGGGGCAATCCCTGTCTCAGTTAGTGGCAGAAAAAGACAACCCGGTCGCCGATGTGGTGTACTACGGCGTTTCGTTTGGCATTATCGCGGCACAAAAAGGGGTCGTTGAACCTTATAAGCCACACAACTGGGATAAAATCCCGGCAGGTCTGAAAGATCCGCAAGGCAACTGGTTTGCAATTCATTCCGGCACACTGGGCTTTTTCGTCAACAAAGCCGCACTTGATGGCGCGCCGGTCCCACAATCCTGGCAAGATCTGCTCAAACCGGAATATCGTGGCATGGTCGGTTACTTAGACCCAACCAGTGCGTTTGTCGGTTATGCCAGTGCCGTGGCGATCAATCAGGCGATGGGTGGCACAATGGATGATTTCACCCCGGCGATTCACTATTTTCAGGCACTGCGCAAAAACCACCCGATTGTGCCGAAGCAAACCTCTTATGCCCGCGTCATATCAGGCGAGATCCCCATTTTGCTGGACTACGACTTTAACGCCTATCGGGCCAAATATAACGATAAAGCCCCGGTTGAGTTCGTGATTCCGAAAGAAGGCACCATTGTGGTTCCTTACGTGATGAGCAAAGTGAAAAACTCACCCCATCCTGAAAATGGCCGCAAAGTACTCGACTTCGTCCTCTCTGATGCCGGTCAGCGGTTGTGGGCCGATGCTTATCTGCGTCCGGTGATTCCTTCGGCGATGAGCGCTAAAACGCGTGCGAAGTTCCTGCCGGATGCTGACTATAAACGGGCAAAAGCAGTCGATTTTGCCAAGATGTCACAGGCACAAAACGCTTTTGCACAGCGTTATCTGAATGAAGTTAAATAA
- a CDS encoding substrate-binding domain-containing protein yields MMNIKDIAALANVSPATISRYFNGTGLICHQTRERIEKVVYLTGYHPKQKSTRVSLNHNPTIGVLIPSLLNPVFAEIVAGIQERARHFGYSTIIIDTEYQQAREYQAVVDFIRQRVSGVILTVASMQNNQALSLLKEFNFPLSLVHNQFTADDATVYVNNFQAGWDVADHLLRLGHRKLGMVAGQFNRSDRAERRYQGFKARIAQDKQACLHTLLEVDPMADTPFTDLEPSLSHHAPSAWFCSNDLIALKLIRHLRHTGIRVPEETSVVGFDGMSLGQITYPALATVKVPHLQMGHLAVDLLLNSKHHTTLPRQRELPYELSLTGTVAPVKPHVESLQSIG; encoded by the coding sequence ATGATGAACATTAAAGACATTGCAGCACTCGCCAATGTATCGCCGGCGACCATATCGCGTTACTTCAACGGCACCGGCCTGATCTGTCATCAGACTCGCGAGCGGATAGAAAAAGTCGTGTACTTAACCGGCTATCATCCGAAGCAGAAATCCACCCGCGTGTCACTCAATCATAATCCGACCATTGGGGTACTGATCCCCAGCTTACTCAATCCGGTCTTTGCCGAGATCGTTGCCGGCATTCAGGAAAGAGCACGCCACTTCGGTTATTCGACCATTATCATCGACACCGAATATCAGCAGGCGCGGGAGTATCAGGCTGTGGTTGATTTCATTCGTCAACGGGTCAGTGGCGTCATTCTGACCGTCGCCAGTATGCAAAACAATCAAGCCCTGTCGCTATTAAAAGAATTTAACTTCCCGCTGAGTTTGGTTCACAACCAGTTCACTGCCGATGATGCCACCGTTTACGTCAATAATTTTCAGGCCGGATGGGATGTCGCCGATCACTTGCTCCGACTCGGCCACCGGAAACTCGGCATGGTCGCAGGGCAATTCAATCGCTCCGACCGGGCCGAACGCCGTTATCAGGGATTCAAAGCCCGTATCGCTCAGGATAAGCAGGCCTGTTTACACACCTTACTGGAAGTGGATCCGATGGCCGACACACCGTTCACCGATCTTGAGCCGTCACTGTCACACCATGCACCGAGCGCTTGGTTTTGCAGCAACGACCTTATTGCGCTGAAACTGATCCGTCACCTGCGCCACACCGGTATCCGCGTACCGGAAGAGACTTCGGTGGTGGGATTTGACGGCATGTCACTCGGACAAATTACCTACCCCGCTTTGGCAACGGTGAAGGTTCCCCACCTGCAAATGGGGCATCTTGCCGTTGATTTACTGTTGAACTCGAAACATCACACGACTTTACCACGCCAACGAGAACTGCCCTATGAGCTCAGTCTGACAGGAACAGTTGCTCCGGTTAAACCTCACGTTGAATCACTTCAATCAATAGGATGA
- a CDS encoding bactofilin family protein — MQVDGKIEGQIHTDKTLIISESGSASGEIYAEHIIINGCFQGTCYATRIEILSKGRVDGTLYTDDISIEQGGRFNGVTKPAPEQQVVDFQGAKTTESLAAPTQTSPSKKAQQGGSSS; from the coding sequence ATGCAAGTTGATGGGAAGATTGAAGGTCAGATCCACACCGATAAAACACTGATCATCAGTGAATCCGGCTCTGCCAGTGGTGAAATTTATGCCGAGCATATTATCATCAACGGCTGTTTCCAAGGGACTTGCTATGCCACTCGCATTGAAATCTTAAGTAAAGGTCGTGTCGATGGCACACTCTATACTGACGATATCAGCATTGAACAAGGCGGACGCTTCAACGGCGTGACAAAACCAGCCCCGGAGCAACAAGTCGTCGACTTTCAGGGGGCCAAAACGACTGAAAGCTTAGCCGCGCCGACTCAAACCTCACCAAGCAAAAAAGCACAACAAGGTGGTTCATCATCCTAA
- a CDS encoding M23 family metallopeptidase, with protein MKENLVISVSSINGTRHFHVGRWYQKCIKSAGYILMAAIVSTAGIIYYLMNEVDFAKSKQRELENQSMSLSEDVASLKKLKVGLQSELLDREEKMQTVSDRLSDLEKVLGVEDSDDATLESRLDTAAITSSVRMVLLNQIPNGFPVQKARMSSDYGRRINPVTGKSEFHRGQDFSAPKGSAIYAPADGVVEVVRPSLVKGSGNYLRLRHSFGFSSSYSHMNKFAVKMGEFVNKGDIIGYVGNSGLSTGPHLHYEIRFVGRSLDPKPFVFWGINNFDTIFTKVGGVRWESLINNVEQRVSAQLQLSSLKAAPLMASSE; from the coding sequence ATGAAAGAAAACCTCGTTATATCAGTATCTTCTATCAACGGAACCCGCCATTTCCATGTCGGCCGTTGGTACCAGAAATGTATTAAGAGTGCGGGTTATATCCTGATGGCAGCGATTGTGAGTACTGCCGGTATCATCTATTACCTGATGAACGAAGTGGATTTTGCGAAATCAAAGCAACGAGAACTGGAAAATCAGTCGATGTCTCTTTCTGAAGATGTCGCATCCCTCAAAAAACTCAAGGTCGGCTTACAAAGTGAGCTGCTTGATCGTGAAGAAAAAATGCAGACGGTTTCCGATCGTCTGAGTGATCTGGAAAAAGTGCTCGGTGTGGAAGATTCAGACGATGCGACGCTTGAATCCCGGCTGGATACTGCCGCTATCACCTCTTCAGTCCGCATGGTCCTGCTCAATCAAATCCCGAATGGTTTCCCGGTTCAGAAAGCCCGCATGTCTTCCGATTACGGCCGCCGGATTAATCCGGTCACCGGAAAAAGTGAATTTCACCGGGGTCAGGATTTCTCAGCGCCGAAAGGCTCGGCGATTTATGCCCCCGCAGACGGCGTGGTTGAAGTGGTGCGCCCCAGCTTGGTCAAAGGCTCCGGAAATTACCTAAGATTGAGACATTCATTCGGCTTTTCCAGTTCTTATTCTCATATGAATAAATTTGCTGTCAAAATGGGCGAGTTCGTCAATAAAGGCGATATCATTGGTTACGTGGGAAATTCAGGATTGAGTACCGGGCCACACCTACATTATGAAATTCGCTTTGTCGGCCGCTCATTAGATCCCAAACCCTTTGTGTTCTGGGGAATCAATAATTTTGATACGATCTTTACTAAAGTTGGAGGAGTAAGATGGGAATCTTTGATAAACAACGTGGAGCAAAGAGTCAGTGCTCAGTTACAACTCTCATCGCTGAAGGCTGCGCCATTAATGGCCAGTTCCGAGTAG
- a CDS encoding S41 family peptidase codes for MISASWIKYTSRFICIAPITLAAACQTSVNFDGLWKHQGYGDIYQLDDTESKIYQFNSEGCVLAETMTKTDMQTTYFPNATLSHDGMTLTSRQMARPFAQQFERLSALPTQCQPGQRLDANASPVEIYHFFWTTMHDYYAFFQERGIDWAQVYQQVAPDLSDDINESDLLQLIKTSLSGFSDDHVVLTFGDDEYAPAPPKGVLRTLQQGFLSQTEISDFDTYVADRLAQISLMQQQTMDAGSVRIINGHSADTLYGAERVVWGTFNQGKIGYLRPNMMLLDTGENPDDPEQWVSNMAQVIDQAMQDMRNTETMIIDMRFNGGGADGVSLALASRFNPVTQRVIGKFTRTIAGDGEIHWLDLPAPDNTPAYTRPVTILVSGTTVSAGEVFLMMMKALPQVTFMGETSSGALSDALVKTLPNGWQISLSNEVYIDTQYQSYEGIGIHPDIPVTALTLADLNHHQDHALAQAIRLLSR; via the coding sequence ATGATTTCGGCTTCATGGATAAAATATACTTCCCGGTTCATTTGCATTGCTCCCATCACCTTAGCTGCTGCCTGTCAGACTTCAGTGAATTTTGATGGGCTCTGGAAACATCAGGGATACGGTGACATTTATCAGTTAGATGATACAGAAAGTAAAATATATCAATTCAACAGCGAAGGATGTGTGCTGGCAGAAACCATGACCAAAACCGACATGCAAACAACCTACTTTCCCAACGCGACATTATCTCATGACGGCATGACGCTGACATCCCGCCAGATGGCCCGCCCTTTTGCACAGCAATTTGAACGCCTGTCCGCCTTACCAACACAGTGTCAGCCGGGGCAACGACTGGATGCAAATGCATCCCCTGTTGAGATTTATCATTTCTTCTGGACGACGATGCATGACTATTACGCTTTCTTTCAGGAGCGCGGCATCGACTGGGCGCAGGTCTATCAACAAGTGGCACCGGATTTGAGCGATGACATCAACGAAAGTGACCTGCTCCAGCTCATCAAAACATCGCTCAGCGGTTTTTCCGATGATCATGTCGTCCTGACTTTCGGCGACGATGAGTACGCCCCCGCCCCACCCAAAGGTGTCTTACGGACATTACAACAGGGCTTCCTCAGCCAAACCGAAATCAGTGACTTTGACACCTACGTCGCAGACCGTCTGGCACAAATTTCGCTGATGCAACAACAAACAATGGATGCCGGTAGTGTCCGGATCATCAACGGTCACTCAGCCGATACTTTATATGGCGCGGAGCGTGTTGTCTGGGGGACATTCAATCAAGGCAAAATTGGTTATCTTCGTCCGAATATGATGCTGCTGGATACGGGTGAAAATCCGGATGACCCCGAACAATGGGTCAGTAATATGGCGCAGGTGATTGATCAGGCAATGCAGGATATGCGCAATACAGAGACCATGATCATTGATATGCGGTTCAATGGCGGCGGTGCCGATGGTGTGTCACTGGCACTTGCCAGCCGGTTTAATCCGGTCACTCAGCGCGTCATCGGTAAATTCACCCGAACCATTGCCGGTGACGGTGAAATTCACTGGCTCGACTTACCAGCTCCAGACAATACGCCCGCTTATACGCGTCCCGTCACGATTCTGGTCAGCGGTACAACCGTCAGTGCCGGAGAAGTCTTCCTCATGATGATGAAAGCGCTGCCACAAGTCACATTTATGGGCGAGACCAGTAGCGGCGCATTATCGGATGCCTTGGTGAAAACCCTGCCTAATGGCTGGCAAATCAGTTTGTCCAATGAAGTTTACATCGACACACAATATCAATCCTACGAAGGCATCGGCATCCACCCGGATATCCCCGTCACAGCCCTGACACTAGCCGATCTCAACCACCATCAGGATCACGCTCTGGCTCAGGCAATTCGTCTGTTGTCGCGCTGA
- a CDS encoding DUF134 domain-containing protein — protein sequence MGRNKIPRVICGKPADSCFKPNGIPMNQLAQLDLAADEFEALRLVDLQGMHQQDAAVAMGVSRQTLANLVKSARFKVADCLVNGKALMMCP from the coding sequence ATGGGGCGGAATAAAATTCCTCGTGTGATTTGTGGTAAACCTGCGGATAGTTGTTTCAAACCGAACGGTATTCCGATGAACCAGCTGGCGCAGCTTGATTTAGCCGCGGATGAATTTGAAGCCTTGCGTCTGGTTGATTTGCAGGGGATGCATCAGCAGGATGCGGCTGTTGCAATGGGGGTTTCCCGACAAACGCTGGCCAATTTGGTTAAGTCTGCCCGTTTCAAAGTCGCGGACTGTTTAGTCAATGGTAAAGCATTGATGATGTGCCCTTAA
- a CDS encoding NifB/NifX family molybdenum-iron cluster-binding protein: MIIAIPVKEERIANHFTKADHFIFTDESGEIVGRQPNPAQAAGCAGKSALLALLQSERVERVIVRQIGQRMLSRLLDNQFAVFQTQTGRQELRHLIQAADEWIPLTDTKQGRQSVNYQTKQQQGGCCGHHQHEHHDLVQTHCQGHRCCETGEPGECATHESAGHQPRRHGKGRCCHS; encoded by the coding sequence ATGATTATTGCGATTCCAGTTAAAGAAGAGCGTATTGCCAACCATTTTACCAAAGCCGACCATTTTATTTTTACGGATGAGTCAGGTGAGATTGTGGGACGTCAACCAAATCCCGCACAGGCTGCCGGTTGTGCTGGGAAGTCTGCATTACTGGCATTGCTCCAGAGTGAGCGGGTAGAGCGGGTGATTGTCCGTCAGATTGGTCAGCGGATGCTGAGCCGATTACTCGACAATCAATTTGCCGTCTTTCAAACGCAGACGGGTCGTCAGGAGCTACGGCACCTGATTCAGGCAGCGGATGAATGGATTCCGCTCACGGATACAAAACAGGGACGTCAGTCGGTCAATTATCAAACCAAGCAACAACAAGGCGGTTGTTGCGGGCATCATCAACATGAACACCATGATCTTGTGCAGACTCATTGTCAGGGCCATCGGTGCTGTGAGACCGGTGAGCCGGGTGAATGTGCAACTCACGAAAGTGCAGGACATCAGCCACGGCGGCATGGCAAAGGACGTTGTTGCCACTCCTGA
- a CDS encoding ABC transporter ATP-binding protein, translating to MSLKNSKQENQHTGSLRMLMSYVFADKALLIKTLILVVIATGFEVLGPLLSKVFIDDFIVPDHYPFWPIVGIISLFILSTVVGTYLKYRQTLRFLDMALYAVLDIRKRVFKHVLSLPMSYFDYARTGQLVSRITNDTESIKDIYVQFLSNVLTNIILLIGILIAMAILDIQLMLVALLLLPTVIGLIYLYQRFSVKNVTDSRRFRSDINATMNESISGMTVIQATNQQQAKLSQFDQINAHYYDTRLKTVTISSLLLRPAINLFSIIVLGSVVWFFGLQVVQGVAEVGVLYAYLNYLGRFSEPLIEITQRFGLYQQAIVAGNRVYELLQESSATAEKGTCTRIDAGHLAIKNLNFAYQSDHPVLQDINAEISAGQFFAIVGHTGSGKSTFMSLLLNFYQPQSGTICIDGHPLNDFSHDALRQGVSFIPQDPFILATTIFDNIDMGRHLSEAAVHLAARKAHLHDVIMAMKDGYQTQLGEGGLRLSTGQRQQLIIARALAGSPKVLLLDEATANVDSETEQVVQRALNDLQGQVTLIVVAHRLSTIRHADQILVLEHGHLIEQGDHHQLMTLPQGRYRAMYQLQQQEKRVAQAAE from the coding sequence ATGAGTCTCAAAAATTCTAAGCAGGAGAATCAACACACGGGCTCGCTACGCATGTTGATGAGTTACGTCTTTGCAGATAAAGCGCTATTGATTAAAACCTTGATTCTGGTTGTGATCGCAACAGGATTTGAGGTGTTAGGCCCGCTATTAAGTAAAGTGTTTATCGATGATTTTATTGTGCCGGATCATTATCCATTCTGGCCCATTGTCGGCATTATCAGTTTGTTTATTCTGTCAACGGTCGTGGGGACTTACCTCAAATACCGGCAAACACTGCGTTTTCTGGATATGGCCCTGTATGCGGTGCTGGATATTCGCAAACGTGTGTTCAAGCACGTTCTGTCTTTGCCCATGTCCTATTTTGACTATGCCCGCACCGGACAACTGGTGAGCCGGATTACCAATGATACCGAATCAATCAAAGATATTTACGTACAGTTTTTATCCAATGTACTGACCAATATTATTCTGCTGATTGGCATCCTGATTGCGATGGCGATTTTAGATATTCAATTGATGCTGGTCGCCCTCTTACTGCTGCCGACCGTTATCGGACTCATCTATTTGTATCAACGCTTTAGTGTCAAAAATGTCACCGACAGCCGTCGTTTTCGCTCCGACATTAACGCGACAATGAACGAATCCATCAGCGGCATGACCGTGATTCAAGCGACCAACCAACAGCAGGCGAAACTGTCGCAGTTTGATCAAATCAATGCGCATTATTACGATACCCGCCTGAAAACGGTCACGATTTCATCCTTGTTGCTCCGTCCGGCAATCAACTTATTTAGTATTATTGTCCTGGGAAGTGTGGTGTGGTTTTTTGGTCTGCAAGTGGTTCAGGGGGTCGCTGAAGTCGGGGTGCTGTACGCTTACCTCAACTATTTGGGACGATTCTCAGAGCCGTTAATCGAAATCACCCAACGCTTCGGCTTGTATCAACAAGCCATTGTCGCCGGTAACCGCGTCTATGAACTGCTACAGGAATCATCAGCTACCGCCGAGAAAGGCACCTGTACCCGGATTGATGCCGGACATCTGGCGATTAAAAACTTAAATTTTGCTTATCAGAGTGATCATCCGGTTTTGCAGGATATCAATGCCGAAATCAGCGCCGGACAATTTTTTGCCATCGTCGGACACACCGGCAGCGGCAAAAGTACCTTCATGAGTCTGTTACTCAATTTTTATCAGCCGCAGTCCGGCACGATCTGTATTGACGGGCATCCCCTCAATGATTTTAGTCATGACGCCTTACGTCAGGGGGTCAGTTTTATTCCTCAGGATCCGTTTATTCTCGCCACAACGATCTTCGATAACATCGACATGGGGCGACACTTAAGCGAGGCCGCGGTACATCTGGCGGCACGCAAGGCCCATTTGCATGATGTGATTATGGCGATGAAGGACGGGTATCAGACCCAGCTCGGTGAGGGTGGCTTGCGGCTCTCAACCGGACAGCGTCAACAACTGATTATCGCCCGTGCTCTGGCCGGTTCACCCAAAGTGCTGTTACTCGATGAAGCCACAGCGAATGTCGATAGTGAAACCGAGCAGGTTGTCCAGCGAGCACTGAACGATCTGCAAGGTCAGGTGACGCTGATTGTGGTGGCTCATCGCCTGTCCACCATTCGCCATGCCGATCAGATTTTGGTTCTGGAACATGGCCACCTTATCGAACAAGGCGATCATCACCAGTTGATGACGCTCCCACAAGGCCGGTATCGCGCTATGTATCAGCTACAGCAGCAGGAAAAGCGGGTGGCACAGGCGGCTGAGTGA
- a CDS encoding ABC transporter ATP-binding protein: MQLFQHLGWFFRRYWFTYTLALLMLVIVALINMAIPWFIGQTVDHLLATRSMTQAKYQLLGLLLASLIVYLLRYGWRRMLFGTSYKLGNLLRQQFYQRLTRQGQAFYNHHSTGDLMARATNDIDAVEIAAGEGILSGFDGLLTFILVLVMMFVFIDWRLAALAILPFPLMGFGFYRLSSKIHHQFKTTLDRFSSLNEQTQQAMTGIRMIKSMGRESIEAKQFDQIAEQAASSTYQVQRSEALFDPIIQLSLGAALLIVLLAGGWQIHAGQLTIGQLTSFTLYLSELIWPMFAFGWLMNILQRGNAAIGRLNELLTLPDTIEDHGQFTPKGYRVTVSHLTFHYPETAQPSLKNVSFRLKENRVFGIVGATGAGKSTLLQLLMRYWESGEGAIQVGGTPIRQIPLSQLRALYAYVPQDAFLFSATIMENIRMGRPDATDEAVYQAAQLAAIDADIRQFPDGYQTTVGERGVTLSGGQRQRISIARALISNAPILILDDALSAVDIRTEKIIIQHLRQRKAQTLIIVSHRLSAVEHAEEILVMAHGEVIERGKHQQLIAGDGWYSRMAAYQQMEQAMESVSA, translated from the coding sequence ATGCAATTATTTCAACACTTGGGATGGTTCTTTCGCCGCTATTGGTTTACTTACACATTAGCGTTGCTCATGCTCGTCATTGTCGCGCTGATCAATATGGCCATTCCATGGTTTATCGGTCAAACCGTTGACCATCTGCTTGCCACCCGGAGCATGACACAAGCAAAGTACCAGTTACTCGGCCTGTTGCTCGCGAGCCTTATCGTCTACCTGCTTCGTTACGGCTGGCGACGGATGCTATTCGGCACCTCCTATAAGCTGGGTAATCTCCTGCGTCAGCAGTTTTATCAACGTCTGACCCGGCAAGGACAGGCCTTCTACAATCACCACTCAACCGGGGATTTGATGGCGCGAGCCACCAATGATATTGATGCGGTTGAAATTGCCGCCGGTGAAGGGATTCTATCGGGCTTTGACGGGCTGCTGACCTTTATACTGGTCCTTGTGATGATGTTTGTCTTTATCGACTGGCGACTCGCCGCCTTAGCGATCCTCCCCTTTCCGTTGATGGGCTTCGGCTTTTATCGTCTGTCCAGCAAGATTCATCACCAGTTCAAAACGACTCTTGATCGGTTTTCCTCGTTGAATGAGCAGACACAACAAGCCATGACGGGCATTCGCATGATTAAATCGATGGGCAGAGAGTCGATTGAAGCCAAACAGTTTGATCAGATTGCAGAACAGGCCGCCAGCAGTACCTACCAAGTCCAGCGTTCAGAAGCCTTGTTTGATCCCATCATTCAACTGAGTCTCGGTGCAGCTTTGCTGATTGTCTTACTCGCCGGAGGCTGGCAAATTCACGCAGGTCAGTTAACGATCGGGCAATTAACCAGCTTCACGCTGTATTTATCGGAGTTGATCTGGCCCATGTTTGCCTTCGGTTGGCTCATGAATATTTTGCAACGCGGCAACGCAGCCATCGGACGTCTCAATGAATTACTCACCTTACCCGATACCATTGAAGACCACGGTCAGTTCACCCCCAAAGGTTATCGTGTGACGGTCAGTCATCTGACGTTTCATTATCCGGAGACGGCTCAGCCTAGCCTGAAAAATGTTTCGTTTCGTTTAAAAGAAAACCGCGTTTTCGGCATTGTCGGTGCCACCGGTGCGGGCAAATCAACCCTGCTCCAGCTTTTAATGCGCTATTGGGAATCCGGTGAAGGCGCCATCCAAGTCGGTGGCACCCCTATCCGCCAGATTCCGTTGTCCCAACTGCGGGCACTTTATGCGTATGTGCCTCAGGATGCGTTTCTGTTCAGTGCCACGATTATGGAAAACATCCGTATGGGACGCCCGGATGCTACCGATGAAGCCGTCTATCAGGCAGCCCAATTGGCTGCAATTGACGCGGACATCCGCCAATTCCCCGACGGCTATCAGACCACTGTCGGAGAGCGAGGCGTGACACTATCCGGAGGGCAACGCCAACGGATTTCCATTGCCCGGGCGTTAATCAGTAATGCGCCGATCCTCATTCTCGATGATGCGCTCTCGGCCGTTGATATCCGGACGGAAAAAATCATCATTCAGCATCTGCGACAACGCAAAGCTCAGACTCTCATTATCGTCAGTCACCGTCTGTCAGCCGTTGAACACGCGGAAGAGATTCTGGTGATGGCGCACGGTGAAGTGATTGAAAGAGGGAAACATCAGCAATTAATCGCCGGTGATGGCTGGTATTCAAGAATGGCTGCCTATCAACAGATGGAACAGGCGATGGAGAGTGTATCCGCATGA
- a CDS encoding FAD:protein FMN transferase: MFTQRMLLNRFRCVIALLFLVMMTACSRMPTLEKLDGYAQGTTYHISWWSEAGVSADDIRPLFDQRLAQIDKELSTYRDDSYISLFNQSHSTEWQPASDDFIELLKIARRVNEKTQGCYDPTVGPLFNLWGFRKSDFKVPDSQQIAAVKAELGLNKIQVDEQGKRIRKTLPQVQLDFSSMGEGYTIGKLSAILESHGIVNYLVEFGGDMKIKGHKPDGSKWRIAIERPVHKDDDIEPYKIVTIQDEQGVTLDTSGTYRRSFDADGHSYSHILDPRTGASVTHDLVSASVFGHNPAESDAWATAMLCLGPKVGYQVAQQENLEVFFIRAEHEKFIDQLSPALEHSKRVLLQQE, translated from the coding sequence ATGTTTACCCAAAGAATGTTATTGAACCGTTTTCGTTGCGTGATTGCGCTATTATTCCTTGTCATGATGACCGCATGTAGTCGGATGCCGACATTAGAAAAGTTGGACGGGTATGCGCAGGGAACAACTTATCATATCAGTTGGTGGTCTGAAGCGGGAGTTTCGGCCGATGACATTCGTCCGCTGTTTGATCAACGTCTGGCACAGATTGATAAAGAGTTATCGACTTATCGTGATGATTCTTACATTTCACTGTTTAACCAGAGCCATTCGACCGAATGGCAACCCGCCTCGGATGACTTCATCGAACTCTTGAAAATTGCACGCCGGGTGAATGAGAAAACTCAGGGTTGCTATGACCCGACCGTCGGACCGCTGTTTAATTTGTGGGGGTTTCGGAAAAGTGATTTCAAAGTGCCGGATAGCCAGCAAATTGCTGCGGTCAAAGCTGAGCTGGGGCTGAATAAAATTCAGGTAGATGAACAGGGCAAACGCATTCGTAAAACTTTACCGCAGGTACAGCTCGATTTCTCGTCCATGGGGGAAGGTTATACGATTGGTAAGCTCAGTGCGATCTTGGAATCTCACGGCATTGTCAATTATCTGGTCGAATTTGGCGGAGACATGAAAATCAAAGGGCACAAGCCCGATGGTTCGAAGTGGCGGATTGCGATTGAACGCCCGGTCCATAAAGATGATGATATTGAGCCTTATAAGATTGTCACCATTCAGGATGAACAAGGTGTGACGCTGGATACATCCGGAACTTACCGCCGCTCTTTTGATGCCGATGGTCATTCATATTCTCACATTCTTGATCCCCGGACCGGCGCTTCGGTGACGCACGATTTGGTGTCTGCATCTGTGTTCGGTCATAACCCCGCAGAAAGTGACGCCTGGGCAACGGCAATGTTATGTCTGGGGCCGAAAGTGGGCTATCAGGTCGCACAACAGGAGAATCTAGAGGTGTTCTTCATTCGAGCAGAACACGAAAAATTTATTGATCAGCTGAGTCCGGCACTCGAGCATTCCAAACGGGTGCTGCTCCAACAGGAATAG